The following proteins are co-located in the Heteronotia binoei isolate CCM8104 ecotype False Entrance Well chromosome 8, APGP_CSIRO_Hbin_v1, whole genome shotgun sequence genome:
- the LOC132576632 gene encoding protein SCO2 homolog, mitochondrial-like, producing the protein MRPSARRRRLRQSGRRGPGSGAPQEARMLRSLAVLSPWRVPFCGALRGCLWGRPQPARQQQAETRLPPFPCCSQLASSPGWHAQALKAEEFGHASLFARVQRAQKTLPGGRGPLWGRTSGRPFSQGPPQSSRSSPRLQLRTRLLVTFLFGGGVLAAWLYVRREKQQQEKRRRIEELKKVAVGQGDFTLVDHTGRPRSKADFKGSWVLLYFGFTHCPDICPETLEKMSQAVELLDQEARLPRVQPVFVTVDPERDDVEAVAKYVREFHPRLLGLTGTPEQVREAGRAYRVYYSAGPKDDDDDYIVDHTVIIYLLGPDGLFLDFYHRNKTEAQIAQSVKGHMETYKSLLLS; encoded by the exons ATGCGTCCAAGCGCCCGGCGAAGGCGCCTCCGGCAGAGCGGGCGGCGGGGACCCGGAAGTGGGGCTCCCCAGGAAGCAC GGATGCTCCGCTCACTCGCCGTCCTGAGCCCTTGGCGGGTCCCCTTCTGTGGGGCGCTCCGGGGCTGCCTCTGGGGGAGACCTCAGCCTGCCCGTCAGCAACAAGCCGAGACCCGTCTGCCCCCCTTTCCCTGCTGCAGTCAACTTGCGTCCAGCCCTGGGTGGCATGCACAGGCGCTAAAGGCTGAGGAATTCGGCCATGCCAGCCTTTTTGCTCGTGTGCAAAGAGCCCAGAAGACCCTTCCTGGAGGGCGAGGGCCCTTGTGGGGCAGAACTAGTGGGAGGCCTTTCTCCCAGGGGCCCCCGCAGAGCTCCAGATCCAGCCCCCGCCTCCAGCTGCGGACCCGGCTGCTCGTCACGTTCCTCTTCGGGGGTGGCGTCTTGGCGGCGTGGCTGTACGTGCggagggagaagcagcagcaggagaaacgGAGGCGCATCGAGGAGCTGAAGAAGGTGGCCGTCGGGCAGGGGGATTTCACACTGGTGGACCACACGGGGCGGCCCCGCTCCAAGGCCGACTTCAAGGGCAGCTGGGTCTTGCTGTACTTCGGCTTCACCCACTGCCCCGACATCTGCCCGGAGACGCTGGAGAAGATGAGCCAGGCGGTGGAGCTGCTGGATCAGGAGGCCCGTCTCCCCCGGGTCCAGCCTGTCTTTGTCACGGTGGACCCCGAGCGGGACGACGTGGAGGCCGTGGCCAAGTACGTGCGGGAGTTCCACCCGCGCCTCCTGGGGCTTACGGGCACCCCCGAGCAGGTGCGCGAGGCCGGGCGGGCCTACCGGGTCTATTACAGCGCCGGGCCcaaagacgacgacgacgattaTATCGTCGACCACACGGTGATCATCTACTTGCTGGGCCCCGACGGGCTCTTCCTGGATTTCTACCACCGCAACAAGACCGAAGCCCAGATTGCACAGAGCGTCAAGGGACACATGGAAACCTACAAGAGCCTGTTGCTGAGCTGA